One stretch of Variovorax sp. TBS-050B DNA includes these proteins:
- the pyrE gene encoding orotate phosphoribosyltransferase: MAVDGVESSAVAQDFVQFALDAGVLRFGEFKTKAGRLSPYFFNSGLFDDGAKIARLAGFYADRLIESGIAFDMIFGPAYKGIPLGATVAAELARRGRNYPFAYNRKEAKAHGEGGALVGAPLKGRVLIVDDVMSAGTAVRESIAAIEAAGATPQAVAIALDRQEKATENGVDVDHSAVQYVRHQLGLQVAAIATLDDLLSYLSGQAAPELGVHRERVLAYRARYGAK; this comes from the coding sequence ATGGCTGTAGATGGTGTGGAAAGCAGCGCGGTGGCGCAGGACTTCGTCCAGTTCGCGCTCGACGCGGGCGTGCTGCGTTTTGGCGAATTCAAGACCAAGGCCGGCCGCCTGAGCCCCTATTTCTTCAATTCGGGCCTCTTCGACGACGGCGCCAAGATCGCGCGGCTCGCGGGATTCTATGCAGACCGGCTGATCGAGAGCGGCATCGCGTTCGACATGATCTTCGGCCCCGCCTACAAGGGCATCCCGCTCGGCGCCACGGTGGCGGCCGAACTGGCGCGGCGCGGCCGCAACTATCCCTTCGCCTACAACCGCAAGGAAGCCAAGGCGCACGGCGAAGGCGGCGCGCTGGTCGGTGCGCCGCTCAAGGGCCGTGTGCTGATCGTCGACGACGTGATGTCCGCCGGCACCGCGGTGCGCGAATCGATCGCCGCCATCGAAGCCGCCGGCGCCACGCCGCAGGCCGTGGCGATCGCGCTCGACCGGCAGGAAAAGGCCACCGAGAACGGCGTGGACGTGGACCACAGCGCGGTGCAGTACGTGCGCCACCAGCTCGGCCTGCAGGTGGCGGCGATCGCCACGCTCGACGACCTGCTGAGCTACCTGTCGGGCCAGGCCGCACCGGAGCTCGGCGTGCACCGCGAGCGGGTGCTCGCCTACCGCGCGCGCTACGGCGCGAAGTAA
- a CDS encoding DUF4124 domain-containing protein, producing MRALRRPLADPAPVHGALLLLAALLGLAPAAALAQPAPPPPAIYSCTDARGRTLTADRPIAECRDREQRELSPSGTTRRLIEPTYTAREQAEREDRAREAALQAARLLDERRRERALLVRYPNATVHDRERAEALVQIDAVIQAAKKRLGELAEDRKKIDEELEFYKADLSKAPGAVRRKLEDNQQSVAVQNRFIGEQEEEKKRVNARFDEERARLKQLWTPQNGGTAR from the coding sequence ATGCGAGCCCTCCGACGCCCCCTTGCCGATCCGGCGCCCGTCCACGGGGCGCTGCTGCTGCTCGCGGCGCTGCTGGGCCTCGCGCCCGCGGCCGCGCTGGCCCAGCCGGCGCCGCCGCCCCCGGCCATCTACTCATGCACCGACGCGCGCGGCCGCACGCTCACCGCCGACCGCCCGATCGCCGAATGCCGCGACCGCGAGCAGCGCGAGCTGAGCCCGAGCGGCACCACGCGCCGGCTCATCGAGCCGACCTACACCGCGCGCGAACAGGCCGAGCGCGAGGACCGCGCCCGCGAGGCCGCGCTGCAGGCCGCGCGGCTGCTCGACGAGCGTCGGCGCGAACGTGCGCTGCTGGTGCGGTATCCGAATGCCACGGTGCACGACCGCGAGCGCGCCGAGGCGCTGGTGCAGATCGACGCCGTGATCCAGGCCGCGAAGAAGCGCCTGGGCGAACTCGCCGAGGACCGGAAGAAGATCGACGAGGAGCTCGAGTTCTACAAGGCCGACCTGAGCAAGGCGCCGGGCGCGGTGCGCCGCAAGCTCGAGGACAACCAGCAGAGCGTGGCGGTGCAGAACCGCTTCATCGGCGAGCAGGAAGAAGAAAAGAAGCGCGTGAATGCGCGCTTCGACGAAGAGCGCGCCCGCTTGAAGCAGCTCTGGACGCCGCAGAACGGCGGCACCGCGCGCTGA
- the gatB gene encoding Asp-tRNA(Asn)/Glu-tRNA(Gln) amidotransferase subunit GatB — MSETVNTFEAQQQGRPTGPLVRGYEVIIGFETHAQLSTASKIFSRAATAFGAEPNTQACAVDLALPGTLPVMNKGAVERAIKLGLALGSHIAPRSVFARKNYFYPDLPKGYQISQFEIPVVQGGSVSFLLGEETKTVRLVRAHLEEDAGKSLHEDFVGQSGIDLNRAGTPLLEIVTEPDMRSTAEAVAYARELHKIVTWIGICDGNMQEGSFRCDANVSVRKPGEKLGTRREIKNLNSFKFMQQAIDYEIRWQIEEIEDGRRIEQATVLFDPDTGETRAMRAKEDSADYRYFPDPDLPPLVIAADWIERVKATMPELPRAMAERYVREHGLSEYDAAQLTQSAALAGYFDEAVKAGAAPKLASNWITGEMARRLNAAEIGIEAAPVKAPQLAALVRRIADGTLPNNAARQVFEALWTGEGSDVDAIIEAKDLKPMNDAGALDAILDEVIAKNAKNVEEYRGGKEKALNGLVGQVMKASGGKANPAQVTELLKAKLG; from the coding sequence ATGAGCGAGACAGTGAACACCTTCGAAGCACAGCAACAGGGCCGCCCGACCGGCCCGCTGGTGCGCGGCTATGAAGTCATCATCGGCTTCGAGACCCATGCCCAGCTCTCGACCGCGAGCAAGATCTTCAGCCGCGCCGCCACCGCCTTCGGCGCCGAGCCCAACACGCAGGCCTGCGCGGTCGACCTCGCGCTGCCGGGCACGCTGCCGGTGATGAACAAGGGCGCGGTCGAACGCGCGATCAAGCTCGGCCTCGCGCTCGGCTCGCACATCGCGCCGCGCAGCGTGTTCGCGCGCAAGAACTACTTCTATCCCGACCTGCCCAAGGGCTACCAGATCAGCCAGTTCGAGATCCCGGTCGTGCAGGGCGGCAGCGTGAGCTTCCTGCTCGGCGAGGAGACCAAGACCGTGCGCCTGGTGCGCGCGCACCTCGAGGAGGACGCGGGCAAGTCGCTGCACGAGGACTTCGTCGGCCAGAGCGGCATCGACCTGAACCGCGCGGGCACGCCGCTGCTGGAGATCGTGACCGAGCCCGACATGCGCTCCACCGCCGAGGCCGTGGCTTATGCGCGCGAGCTGCACAAGATCGTGACCTGGATCGGCATCTGCGACGGCAACATGCAGGAAGGCAGCTTCCGCTGCGACGCCAACGTGTCGGTGCGCAAGCCGGGCGAGAAGCTCGGCACGCGGCGCGAGATCAAGAACCTCAACAGCTTCAAGTTCATGCAGCAGGCGATCGACTACGAGATCCGCTGGCAGATCGAGGAGATCGAGGACGGCCGCCGGATCGAGCAGGCCACGGTGCTGTTCGACCCCGACACCGGCGAGACGCGCGCGATGCGCGCCAAGGAAGACTCGGCCGACTACCGCTACTTTCCCGACCCGGACCTGCCGCCGCTGGTGATCGCGGCCGACTGGATCGAGCGCGTCAAGGCCACGATGCCCGAGCTGCCGCGCGCGATGGCCGAGCGCTACGTGCGCGAGCACGGCCTGTCGGAATACGACGCCGCGCAGCTCACGCAGAGCGCCGCGCTGGCCGGCTACTTCGACGAGGCGGTGAAGGCCGGCGCCGCGCCCAAGCTCGCGAGCAACTGGATCACGGGCGAGATGGCGCGCCGACTGAACGCCGCCGAGATCGGCATCGAGGCCGCGCCCGTGAAGGCGCCGCAGCTCGCCGCGCTGGTGCGGCGCATCGCCGACGGCACGCTGCCCAACAACGCCGCGCGCCAGGTGTTCGAGGCGCTCTGGACCGGCGAAGGCAGCGACGTGGACGCGATCATCGAGGCCAAGGACCTGAAGCCGATGAACGACGCGGGCGCGCTCGATGCGATCCTCGACGAGGTGATCGCGAAGAACGCGAAGAACGTCGAGGAATACCGCGGCGGCAAGGAGAAGGCGCTCAACGGCCTGGTCGGCCAGGTCATGAAGGCGAGCGGCGGCAAGGCGAACCCGGCGCAGGTCACCGAACTGCTCAAGGCAAAACTCGGTTGA
- the gatA gene encoding Asp-tRNA(Asn)/Glu-tRNA(Gln) amidotransferase subunit GatA — MSALHQWSVAELAAALAGRKLSAVEAAQHFLGRMKAHEALGTFLDVNEEVTLAQARAADERIATGAAPALAGVPIAHKDIFVTTDFATTAGSKMLAGYRSPFDATVVRRLAEAGAVTLGKLSCDEFAMGSANENVAVPPVGYEKAVPVRNPWNLERIPGGSSGASAAAVAARLAPAATGTDTGGSIRQPASFCGVTGIKPTYGRASRYGMVAFASSLDQAGPMARSAEDCALLLSAFCGPDLDRDSTSLDRPAEDFGRSLNDSLEGLRIGVPKEFFGEGVAPGVRAAIDAALAQYEKLGAKRVEVSLPRTELSIPVYYILAAAEASSNLSRFDGVKFGHRAKQYKDLSEMYERTRAEGFGDEVKRRIMIGTYVLSHGYYDAYYLQAQKVRRMIADDFQQAFRQCDLIAGPAAPSTAWKIGAHSDDPVADYLADIFTLPASLAGLPGMSVPAGFDGGMPVGLQLIGNYFGEAKLLNAGHRFQQATDWHMRTPEGF; from the coding sequence ATGAGCGCGCTGCACCAATGGAGCGTGGCCGAGCTGGCCGCGGCGCTGGCCGGCCGCAAGCTGTCGGCCGTCGAGGCGGCGCAGCACTTCCTCGGCCGCATGAAGGCCCATGAAGCGCTCGGCACCTTCCTCGACGTGAACGAGGAGGTCACGCTGGCCCAGGCCCGCGCGGCCGACGAACGCATCGCCACCGGCGCCGCGCCCGCGCTGGCGGGCGTGCCGATCGCGCACAAGGACATCTTCGTCACCACCGACTTCGCCACCACCGCGGGTTCGAAGATGCTCGCGGGCTACCGCTCGCCCTTCGACGCGACCGTGGTGCGCCGCCTCGCCGAGGCCGGCGCGGTCACGCTCGGCAAGCTCAGCTGCGACGAGTTCGCGATGGGCTCGGCCAACGAGAACGTCGCCGTGCCCCCCGTGGGGTACGAGAAGGCCGTGCCGGTGCGCAACCCCTGGAACCTGGAGCGCATCCCCGGCGGCTCCTCGGGCGCCAGCGCCGCCGCCGTGGCCGCGCGCCTCGCGCCCGCGGCCACCGGCACCGACACCGGCGGCTCGATCCGCCAGCCGGCTTCGTTCTGCGGCGTGACCGGCATCAAGCCGACCTACGGCCGCGCCTCGCGCTACGGCATGGTGGCCTTCGCATCGAGCCTCGACCAGGCCGGGCCGATGGCGCGCTCGGCCGAAGACTGCGCGCTGCTGCTGTCGGCCTTCTGCGGTCCCGACCTCGACCGCGATTCGACCTCGCTCGACCGCCCCGCGGAGGACTTCGGCCGCTCGCTAAACGACTCGCTCGAGGGCCTGCGCATCGGCGTGCCGAAGGAGTTCTTCGGCGAGGGCGTGGCGCCCGGCGTGCGCGCGGCGATCGACGCGGCGCTGGCGCAGTACGAGAAGCTCGGCGCGAAGCGCGTCGAGGTCTCGCTGCCGCGCACCGAGCTGTCGATTCCGGTGTACTACATCCTTGCCGCGGCGGAAGCGTCGAGCAACCTGAGCCGCTTCGACGGCGTGAAGTTCGGCCACCGCGCGAAGCAGTACAAGGACCTCTCCGAGATGTACGAGCGCACGCGCGCCGAAGGCTTCGGCGACGAGGTGAAGCGCCGCATCATGATCGGCACCTACGTGCTCTCGCACGGCTACTACGACGCCTACTACCTGCAGGCGCAGAAGGTGCGGCGCATGATCGCCGACGACTTCCAGCAGGCCTTCCGGCAGTGCGACCTGATCGCCGGCCCGGCCGCGCCGAGCACCGCCTGGAAGATCGGCGCGCACAGCGACGATCCGGTGGCCGACTACCTGGCCGACATCTTCACGCTGCCCGCCTCGCTCGCCGGCCTGCCCGGCATGAGCGTGCCCGCGGGCTTCGACGGCGGCATGCCCGTGGGGCTGCAGCTGATCGGCAACTACTTCGGCGAAGCGAAGCTGCTCAACGCAGGCCACCGCTTCCAGCAGGCGACCGACTGGCACATGCGCACGCCCGAGGGCTTTTGA
- a CDS encoding exodeoxyribonuclease III — protein MFKLTSLNLNGLRSAATKGVADWVAELAPDCICMQEIRVQASDIEGRFEEMAGLKGYFHFAEKKGYAGTAIYTRHAPSDVVVGWGDAEFDAEGRYLELRFDTPARKLSIISCYFPSGSSGEERQAAKFRFLKGFFPHLVALKKEREFILCGDINIAHKEIDLKNWRGNQKNSGFLPEERAWMTRLLDAGTDGAGIVDVYRMLKPETTAEAYTWWSNRGQAYANNVGWRLDYHLATPQTAALARTEQIFKTIKFSDHAPITVEYDFTL, from the coding sequence GTGTTCAAACTGACCAGTCTCAATCTCAATGGCCTGCGTTCGGCCGCCACGAAAGGGGTGGCGGACTGGGTGGCCGAACTTGCGCCGGATTGTATTTGCATGCAGGAGATCCGGGTCCAGGCGAGCGACATCGAGGGCCGGTTCGAGGAAATGGCCGGCCTGAAGGGGTACTTCCACTTCGCCGAGAAGAAGGGCTATGCCGGCACCGCGATCTACACCAGGCACGCGCCGAGCGACGTGGTCGTGGGCTGGGGCGACGCGGAATTCGACGCCGAGGGCCGCTACCTCGAACTGCGCTTCGACACCCCCGCGCGCAAGCTCTCGATCATCAGCTGCTACTTCCCGAGCGGCAGCTCGGGCGAGGAGCGGCAGGCGGCGAAGTTCCGCTTCCTCAAGGGCTTCTTCCCGCACCTGGTGGCGCTCAAGAAGGAGCGCGAATTCATCCTCTGCGGCGACATCAACATCGCCCACAAGGAGATCGACCTCAAGAACTGGCGCGGCAACCAGAAGAACAGCGGCTTCCTGCCCGAGGAGCGCGCCTGGATGACGCGGCTGCTCGACGCCGGCACCGACGGCGCGGGCATCGTGGACGTCTACCGCATGCTCAAGCCCGAGACCACCGCCGAGGCCTACACCTGGTGGAGCAACCGCGGCCAGGCCTACGCGAACAACGTGGGATGGCGGCTCGACTACCACCTCGCCACGCCGCAGACCGCGGCGCTCGCACGCACCGAGCAGATCTTCAAGACGATCAAGTTCAGCGATCACGCGCCGATCACGGTGGAGTACGACTTCACGCTCTGA
- the gatC gene encoding Asp-tRNA(Asn)/Glu-tRNA(Gln) amidotransferase subunit GatC, protein MSLSTSDIARIASLARLQLAPDESERMLSQINGFFDLVERMRAVDTAGVEPLAHPVAALEDVTLRLRDDVVSEPNNREANQKSAPAVEAGLFLVPKVIE, encoded by the coding sequence ATGTCACTTTCCACTTCAGATATTGCTCGCATTGCCTCGCTGGCAAGGCTGCAGCTCGCGCCCGACGAAAGCGAGCGCATGCTCAGCCAGATCAACGGATTTTTCGACCTGGTCGAGCGCATGCGGGCGGTCGACACCGCCGGCGTCGAGCCGCTCGCCCACCCGGTCGCGGCCCTCGAGGACGTCACGCTGCGCCTGCGCGACGACGTGGTGAGCGAGCCGAACAACCGCGAAGCCAACCAGAAGAGCGCCCCGGCCGTCGAGGCCGGCCTGTTCCTCGTGCCGAAGGTGATCGAATGA